One Serpentinicella alkaliphila DNA segment encodes these proteins:
- the recG gene encoding ATP-dependent DNA helicase RecG, with amino-acid sequence MFNLKNSIGEIRGIGPKKTSKFIRLNKFTIADLLYYFPRDYIIKDDSKKIKDLNENDVVSIVVEVATQCVSKRTYKGLTITKFLVSDDTGSIWVTIFNRSYISKQVKLGDDIRISGKVTRGSGSLEFTNPNIEFNNISREVSLITPVYSTTEGLTQADILKIQKEVIDKYSKEVKEFIPDDIRAEEKLCNIGFALENIHFPSSIKNLKLARYRLIFEEFFLLQLSLMKMKKHTLNEFIGKALINNEGIDSFISSLPFELTESQLKILDEIFLDLESTKSMNRLVQGDVGSGKTIVAIIALLKCIINNCQGAFMAPTEILAEQHFNIIESLLKPLDINVGLLTGKLKKSSKEELLQNIKNGDVQVVVGTHALIQENVVFKDLALVITDEQHRFGVRQRAILSNKGDNPHVLVMSATPIPRTLALILYGDLDISIIDQLPKGRKKIKTKAVSMENKYRVYDSIKKELDLGRQAYVVCPLVEESEAIDAQSVTEKVEELKIYFPKYEIGILHGKMNSAEKDEIMLRFKNNEIHILVATTVIEVGIDVPNSTIILIENAERFGLAQLHQLRGRVGRGSEQSYCFLLYKSKNKISEQRLKIMEETTDGFIISEKDLELRGPGDFFGIRQHGIMEFKIANVFKHIKILKKVQNRVELILKEDPLLTLEKYPALGSVIKDKLLNFDGI; translated from the coding sequence ATGTTCAATCTTAAAAATAGTATTGGAGAGATAAGGGGCATCGGTCCTAAAAAAACCTCAAAATTTATAAGATTAAATAAATTTACTATAGCTGACCTACTATACTACTTCCCAAGGGACTATATCATCAAAGACGATTCAAAAAAGATTAAGGACTTAAATGAAAATGATGTAGTGTCCATAGTTGTCGAAGTTGCTACACAATGTGTTAGCAAAAGGACATATAAAGGCCTAACAATAACCAAGTTTTTAGTTTCAGATGATACTGGAAGTATATGGGTTACTATATTTAATCGTTCCTATATTAGTAAACAAGTAAAGCTTGGGGATGATATAAGAATAAGTGGAAAAGTAACCAGAGGTAGTGGTAGTTTAGAGTTTACTAATCCAAATATTGAATTCAATAATATATCCAGGGAAGTAAGTTTAATAACTCCTGTATATTCGACTACAGAGGGGCTTACTCAAGCGGATATATTAAAAATACAAAAAGAGGTTATAGATAAGTATAGTAAAGAGGTCAAGGAGTTTATCCCTGATGATATAAGGGCAGAGGAAAAGCTATGTAATATAGGGTTTGCCCTTGAAAATATCCATTTTCCAAGTTCTATTAAAAATCTAAAATTAGCTAGATATCGTCTTATTTTTGAAGAATTTTTTCTTTTACAATTGTCATTAATGAAAATGAAAAAACATACTTTAAACGAATTTATAGGGAAAGCATTAATAAATAACGAGGGAATTGACTCGTTTATTTCTAGCTTGCCTTTTGAATTAACCGAATCTCAATTAAAAATTTTGGACGAAATATTTTTAGATTTGGAATCGACTAAATCAATGAATAGATTGGTTCAGGGAGATGTAGGGTCAGGTAAAACAATAGTAGCAATTATCGCCTTGCTTAAATGTATAATCAATAACTGTCAAGGAGCCTTTATGGCTCCTACTGAAATTTTAGCAGAGCAGCATTTTAATATAATAGAAAGTCTTTTGAAACCCTTAGACATAAATGTTGGTTTATTAACAGGGAAGCTAAAAAAGAGTAGTAAAGAAGAACTACTGCAAAACATTAAAAATGGAGATGTTCAAGTTGTTGTAGGTACACATGCATTAATTCAGGAGAATGTAGTGTTCAAAGATTTGGCCTTAGTTATAACAGATGAACAACATAGATTTGGTGTTAGACAAAGGGCAATATTATCTAATAAGGGAGATAATCCACATGTATTAGTTATGTCTGCTACGCCTATACCAAGAACTCTAGCTTTAATTTTGTATGGTGATTTAGATATATCAATAATAGATCAGTTACCTAAAGGAAGGAAAAAAATAAAAACTAAGGCAGTGTCTATGGAAAATAAATATAGGGTTTATGACTCTATTAAAAAGGAATTGGATTTAGGTAGACAAGCCTATGTAGTATGTCCTTTGGTTGAAGAATCTGAAGCTATAGACGCCCAATCTGTAACTGAAAAAGTAGAAGAGCTTAAGATATATTTTCCAAAATACGAGATTGGTATATTGCACGGAAAAATGAATAGTGCTGAAAAAGATGAAATAATGCTTAGGTTTAAAAACAATGAAATACATATTCTTGTTGCTACGACAGTAATAGAGGTAGGAATTGATGTTCCAAATTCTACGATTATTCTTATTGAGAATGCAGAGCGCTTTGGACTAGCACAGCTTCATCAATTAAGGGGGAGAGTAGGTAGAGGTTCGGAGCAATCCTACTGCTTTCTATTATACAAATCAAAAAATAAAATATCAGAGCAGAGACTAAAAATAATGGAAGAAACAACCGATGGCTTTATAATATCCGAAAAGGATTTAGAATTAAGAGGACCTGGAGACTTTTTTGGTATAAGACAGCATGGAATAATGGAATTTAAAATAGCTAATGTTTTCAAGCATATAAAAATCCTAAAAAAGGTTCAAAATAGAGTGGAATTAATTTTAAAGGAAGATCCTTTATTAACACTAGAAAAATATCCGGCTTTAGGAAGTGTTATTAAGGATAAATTGTTGAACTTTGATGGTATTTAG
- the rsmD gene encoding 16S rRNA (guanine(966)-N(2))-methyltransferase RsmD — MRVISGKAKGLKLIPPNDMKVRPTTDRIKEAIFSSIQGYIDGSVILDLFAGTGSLGIEALSRGSSKAYFVDSSKESIKIINDNLGSTKLKDDAEVLFMDAKLAIKKLARDDVKLDIIFLDPPYREALIESIIIDLVDNNLVKENTIIIAEHEIELALSEEIKSFYKFKEKKYGKIIISFYRSEEED, encoded by the coding sequence ATGAGAGTTATTTCAGGTAAAGCAAAGGGTTTGAAACTAATACCACCTAATGATATGAAAGTTAGACCAACTACTGATAGAATTAAAGAAGCAATATTTAGTTCTATACAGGGGTATATTGATGGAAGTGTTATTTTGGATTTATTTGCTGGAACTGGTAGTTTGGGGATAGAAGCTCTTTCGAGAGGATCAAGTAAGGCGTATTTTGTAGATAGCAGTAAGGAATCTATTAAAATCATTAATGATAATTTAGGGAGTACAAAACTAAAAGACGATGCTGAAGTGTTATTTATGGATGCAAAATTAGCTATTAAGAAGTTGGCTAGAGATGATGTAAAGTTAGATATAATTTTTTTAGATCCTCCTTATAGGGAAGCTCTAATTGAAAGTATAATTATTGATCTTGTTGATAACAATTTGGTTAAAGAAAACACTATAATTATTGCTGAGCATGAAATTGAGCTAGCCCTTTCAGAAGAAATTAAGTCCTTTTATAAATTTAAAGAAAAAAAATACGGCAAAATTATTATCTCTTTTTATAGGAGTGAGGAGGAAGACTGA
- the coaD gene encoding pantetheine-phosphate adenylyltransferase, with protein MGKAIYPGSFDPITNGHLDIIERAAKIFDEVIVVVLPNVSKNNLFTLEERVNLIKTVTKKFSNVSIDSYSGLLVDYANKNNITNIVKGLRAVSDFEYEFQMALMNKKLNPEVETVFLMTSNNNSYLSSSIVKEVVKYGGCISDLVPPEVEKEMIKRYT; from the coding sequence GTGGGAAAAGCAATTTATCCAGGTAGTTTTGACCCGATTACAAATGGGCACTTAGACATAATTGAGCGTGCAGCTAAAATTTTTGATGAGGTAATAGTTGTGGTTTTACCAAACGTTAGTAAGAATAATTTATTTACTTTAGAGGAAAGAGTAAATCTAATTAAAACTGTAACGAAAAAGTTTAGTAATGTCAGTATAGATAGTTATTCTGGGCTTTTAGTAGATTATGCAAATAAAAATAATATTACAAACATTGTTAAGGGCCTGAGAGCAGTTTCAGATTTTGAATATGAATTTCAGATGGCTTTAATGAATAAAAAATTAAACCCTGAGGTAGAAACGGTTTTTCTAATGACAAGCAATAATAACTCATATTTAAGTTCTAGCATTGTTAAAGAAGTTGTTAAATATGGGGGTTGTATTTCAGATTTAGTACCACCAGAAGTAGAAAAAGAAATGATTAAAAGATATACATAG
- a CDS encoding ATPase, with product MNVLRLIDEIEDIIDSASSIPLSHKVLVDKHEILEILKEIRVQLPDEIKQAKWIKDERQKILIDAQKEADTMLEEANKHICSLVQKDEITKIATEKAEEIIALAKNDAKEMRLGARQYADELLERVESSLIDVVETVRKNRNELRG from the coding sequence ATGAATGTTTTAAGGCTAATAGATGAAATTGAGGATATTATAGATAGTGCTTCATCAATACCATTATCCCATAAGGTTTTGGTTGATAAGCATGAAATTTTAGAGATCTTAAAGGAAATAAGAGTACAATTACCTGATGAAATTAAACAAGCTAAATGGATTAAAGATGAAAGACAAAAGATATTAATTGATGCACAAAAAGAGGCGGATACTATGCTTGAGGAAGCAAACAAGCATATTTGTTCATTAGTCCAGAAGGATGAAATTACAAAAATCGCTACTGAAAAGGCAGAGGAAATAATAGCTTTAGCTAAAAATGATGCTAAGGAAATGAGATTGGGTGCCAGACAATATGCTGACGAGCTACTCGAAAGAGTTGAAAGTTCTTTAATTGATGTAGTGGAAACTGTAAGAAAGAATAGGAATGAACTTAGAGGGTGA
- the ylbJ gene encoding sporulation integral membrane protein YlbJ — protein sequence MTYIFLVLLILFFISGFIYLYKKRPKTYTIIGKFITTYFFIGIVVALVFSIVLFPRQSVNAAYNGLMVWFTIVLPALLPFFIGSELLIRLGVIKFIGALLEPMMRPLFNVPGTGSFAFAMSITSGYPVGAKIVSRLRLNNEISRIEAQRLIAFCSTSGPLFMIGAVSVGMFRSAELGILIALTHYLSIILIGILFRFYKSKHDLSALKQKKYSPIRNAFIQLRDHQRNSPPIGIHLGNAVRESINTMLLVGGFIILFSVIIEILKLIGFISFFARFISLVLIPFNLDVAYIEALITGLFEITMGCKMLSEVYTTDLILKIAAASFIISWSGFSIHAQCISIISETDINTKLYMLSKFFHGLLSFVLTIIIYPIFIRFFDISTKVSSYYDYLNTNEKIFLGVKSALEVFVTVVGGLLILSILCSGVLLIKNKLQKRG from the coding sequence ATGACATATATATTTTTAGTGCTATTAATCCTCTTCTTCATTAGTGGATTCATTTATCTATACAAAAAAAGACCTAAAACTTATACAATAATAGGCAAATTTATAACTACCTATTTTTTTATTGGAATAGTGGTAGCATTAGTCTTTAGTATAGTATTGTTTCCCAGACAATCAGTAAATGCTGCATATAACGGTCTTATGGTATGGTTCACTATTGTATTGCCTGCCCTATTACCATTTTTTATTGGGTCGGAGCTATTAATAAGACTTGGCGTTATAAAATTTATTGGTGCTCTACTTGAACCTATGATGAGACCATTATTCAATGTCCCAGGTACAGGTTCCTTTGCATTTGCTATGAGTATCACTTCGGGATACCCGGTTGGGGCTAAAATTGTAAGTAGACTTAGGTTAAATAACGAAATATCAAGAATTGAGGCTCAAAGACTTATAGCTTTTTGTAGCACTTCCGGTCCATTGTTTATGATTGGAGCGGTTTCAGTAGGAATGTTTAGGTCAGCTGAACTTGGCATATTAATAGCACTAACTCACTACTTAAGTATTATATTAATCGGCATATTATTTAGGTTCTATAAATCTAAGCACGATCTAAGTGCTCTTAAGCAAAAAAAATATTCTCCTATTAGAAATGCCTTCATTCAATTAAGAGATCATCAAAGAAACTCACCTCCTATAGGAATTCATTTAGGAAATGCAGTAAGGGAATCGATTAATACAATGCTATTAGTTGGTGGTTTTATTATTCTTTTTTCAGTGATTATTGAGATACTAAAACTAATAGGTTTTATTAGCTTCTTTGCTAGATTTATAAGTTTAGTACTTATTCCATTTAACTTAGATGTGGCATACATTGAGGCCTTAATTACAGGTCTATTCGAGATCACTATGGGTTGTAAAATGTTATCTGAGGTCTATACTACTGATTTAATTCTAAAAATCGCCGCAGCCTCATTTATTATCTCTTGGAGCGGATTTTCTATACACGCTCAATGCATAAGCATTATAAGTGAAACTGATATTAATACTAAGCTTTATATGTTATCTAAGTTTTTTCATGGATTGCTTTCTTTTGTCCTAACTATAATTATTTACCCTATATTTATTAGATTCTTTGATATATCAACTAAGGTATCATCGTATTATGATTATTTGAATACTAACGAGAAAATTTTCTTAGGTGTTAAGTCAGCCTTAGAAGTTTTTGTAACAGTGGTGGGAGGTTTATTAATTCTATCTATTTTATGTTCTGGAGTATTATTAATTAAAAATAAACTACAAAAAAGAGGGTGA
- a CDS encoding SdpI family protein, with protein sequence MKKKNKLILIALGISPFLLSALTLPILPHTIPKIINIGTEAYASKYELLTLPIFALIFAFFMYIVISKSDNRNYKAFYISTLALLIFINIYNIMLIYRIYLLVYEVRNVLSSEIVFTKVIMIFCSLLLMLIGNYLPKSKQNLILGIRTKWTLSNEEVWFLTHRFAAKIIIVFGFFSIIVSLLISNPKSEVFLIRLYSFFLIAPLIISAIYSKIIYDKVNKKNK encoded by the coding sequence ATGAAGAAAAAGAATAAATTGATACTAATAGCCTTAGGAATTTCACCATTTCTTTTAAGCGCATTAACGCTGCCTATATTACCACATACTATACCGAAAATAATTAACATTGGTACAGAAGCTTACGCAAGCAAATACGAATTATTGACTTTACCAATATTTGCTCTTATATTTGCTTTTTTTATGTATATCGTTATTAGTAAAAGTGATAACCGAAATTATAAAGCATTTTATATTTCTACTCTAGCTTTGCTTATATTTATAAATATATATAATATTATGCTAATATACAGGATCTACTTATTAGTATATGAAGTTAGGAATGTTCTATCGTCAGAAATTGTATTTACAAAAGTTATAATGATCTTCTGTAGCCTACTACTAATGTTAATCGGAAACTATTTACCTAAATCTAAACAAAACTTGATTTTAGGTATAAGAACTAAATGGACCTTATCAAATGAAGAAGTATGGTTTCTAACCCATAGATTTGCTGCTAAGATTATAATAGTCTTTGGTTTCTTTAGCATAATAGTAAGTTTACTTATTTCAAATCCCAAAAGCGAAGTTTTTCTAATACGACTTTACTCTTTCTTTTTAATCGCACCCCTCATCATTTCTGCAATATACTCTAAGATCATTTATGACAAAGTTAATAAGAAAAATAAATAA
- a CDS encoding autorepressor SdpR family transcription factor, translating to MIFQETFKALSDQARRDILFLLRKNKMSAGEIASHFNMTKATISYHLSLLKKADLIIESKHKNFIYYELNTSVFEDLMLWIAQFSGGNKNEEKE from the coding sequence TTGATATTTCAAGAAACCTTTAAAGCCCTTTCTGATCAGGCTAGGAGAGATATATTATTTCTATTACGTAAAAATAAAATGTCTGCTGGAGAGATTGCCTCTCATTTTAATATGACCAAGGCTACAATTTCCTATCATCTCTCACTATTAAAAAAGGCAGATCTAATCATTGAATCTAAGCATAAGAATTTTATTTATTACGAACTAAACACATCGGTTTTTGAGGATTTAATGCTATGGATAGCTCAATTTAGTGGGGGGAATAAGAATGAAGAAAAAGAATAA
- a CDS encoding alpha/beta fold hydrolase, which yields MKKLKLILVLIVALSLVLGLVGCGTKKTTEVEPIEGEVTDLAEGFVDYIVAEDFESAVAMFDDNMKKAMSVSKFEQTWSQLQKQVGGFERKISNRVEKIKEYDVVFVTCKFEQDNIDIKVVFNKDKRIAGLFFEPAKDVDVTEYSPPIYSQPKNFTESEITIGNDEWALPGTLTIPNGEGPFPALVLIHGSGPSDRDSTIGPNKPLKDLAWGLANQGIAVLRYDKRTLVYGQKLASLQNSITVNEETIIDANRGVELLLENQKIDNSKIHVLGHSLGGTLAPRIAVENDNVASIVILGGAVSPLEELILTQIKYISSLDGTLSAEEESHIKLIESHVANIKSLVPSSTTPATELLGVPASYWLDLKDYNPAQMAKNLSIPILILHGARDYQVNMDELNMWKNTLEGRNNVEFKLYSNLNHLFIAGEGQSNPAEYEIPGNVDEQVIKDISRWIKDN from the coding sequence ATGAAAAAACTGAAACTGATACTTGTATTAATAGTAGCTTTATCACTAGTTTTAGGGCTAGTTGGTTGTGGTACTAAAAAGACAACGGAAGTCGAACCGATTGAAGGTGAAGTAACAGATTTAGCAGAAGGGTTTGTAGATTATATTGTAGCAGAAGATTTTGAATCTGCAGTTGCAATGTTTGACGATAATATGAAAAAAGCAATGTCAGTATCTAAATTTGAACAAACATGGAGTCAATTACAAAAGCAAGTAGGTGGTTTTGAACGTAAAATAAGTAATAGGGTTGAAAAAATAAAGGAGTATGATGTAGTTTTTGTCACGTGTAAATTTGAACAAGATAACATTGATATAAAAGTAGTTTTTAATAAAGATAAAAGAATAGCCGGGCTTTTCTTTGAACCTGCTAAAGATGTTGATGTTACTGAATATAGTCCACCAATATATTCACAGCCTAAAAACTTTACAGAAAGTGAAATCACTATAGGGAATGATGAATGGGCATTACCAGGGACATTAACTATTCCAAATGGTGAAGGACCTTTTCCTGCGCTAGTATTAATACATGGTTCAGGACCAAGTGATAGAGACTCAACTATAGGCCCCAATAAGCCTCTTAAGGATTTAGCATGGGGTCTTGCAAATCAGGGTATTGCGGTTTTAAGATATGATAAAAGGACCCTAGTGTATGGACAGAAACTTGCTAGCTTACAAAATTCAATTACAGTTAATGAAGAAACAATTATTGATGCAAATAGAGGAGTAGAGCTACTGCTTGAAAATCAAAAAATAGATAATTCTAAAATACATGTCCTAGGACATAGTTTAGGAGGTACTTTAGCACCTAGAATTGCAGTGGAGAATGATAATGTAGCAAGCATTGTGATTTTGGGTGGTGCTGTTAGCCCATTAGAAGAACTTATTTTGACGCAAATAAAATATATTTCATCATTAGATGGTACTTTATCTGCGGAAGAAGAGTCTCACATAAAACTTATCGAAAGTCATGTTGCTAATATTAAATCTCTGGTACCTTCATCTACAACTCCAGCTACAGAGCTACTTGGTGTACCAGCATCCTATTGGTTAGATTTAAAGGATTACAATCCTGCTCAAATGGCTAAAAATCTTTCAATACCAATTCTAATCTTACATGGTGCAAGAGACTATCAAGTTAATATGGATGAATTGAATATGTGGAAAAATACTTTAGAAGGAAGAAATAATGTAGAGTTTAAGTTATACAGTAACTTAAATCACTTATTCATAGCTGGTGAGGGCCAAAGTAACCCAGCTGAATATGAGATTCCAGGAAATGTTGATGAGCAGGTTATAAAAGATATAAGTAGATGGATCAAGGATAATTAA
- a CDS encoding TetR/AcrR family transcriptional regulator produces MAPKKKFAKETITEAAFEIAKTEGLEGITIRKVAEKLGSSIAPIYVNFKDVDELIREVVKWIFRLTEEMLIEVSSGRPFYDIGVASLKFAKEYKVLFRDLIMRNNEYLKDYDDHTGQFLINEMKKDPMLDGFNDKELKEILFKMRVYQTGLSVMVANGLLPVEYSEEKLIKSLESTARDVITSMRYFKVKGSE; encoded by the coding sequence ATGGCGCCTAAAAAGAAATTTGCTAAGGAGACAATTACTGAAGCTGCATTTGAAATCGCAAAAACTGAGGGATTAGAGGGGATTACAATTAGAAAAGTAGCTGAAAAACTAGGGAGCTCTATAGCTCCTATCTATGTTAATTTTAAGGATGTAGATGAACTTATACGTGAAGTAGTAAAATGGATTTTTAGATTAACTGAAGAAATGCTTATAGAAGTAAGTTCAGGTAGACCTTTTTATGATATTGGTGTTGCAAGTTTAAAATTTGCAAAGGAATACAAAGTTTTATTTAGAGACCTAATAATGAGGAATAATGAATACTTAAAAGATTATGACGATCACACTGGGCAATTCCTTATTAACGAAATGAAAAAAGATCCAATGCTCGATGGCTTTAATGATAAGGAACTAAAGGAGATTCTATTTAAAATGAGGGTGTATCAAACAGGATTGTCAGTTATGGTAGCCAATGGGCTTTTACCCGTTGAATATAGTGAAGAAAAATTAATTAAGAGCTTAGAAAGTACGGCTAGAGATGTAATTACTTCTATGAGATATTTTAAGGTAAAGGGGAGTGAATAA
- a CDS encoding serine hydrolase domain-containing protein encodes MFRDEASRHMEELFRNKVKKDNKIYNAYMLIHSEKYNIHLNMAEGVTEQIQSNPMQQFHIASIGKLFVSVLTGILFEQEKISYEDRIKDYFNNDLLNDLHVYKGKDYTGEIKIKHILNHTSGLPDYFEDKPKYGKSMLEMIFEEPYRRWKPEDIIIWSKANLKSHFPPGRGFHYSDTGYHILGLIIERILGCPLNKALEEYIFRPLHMDFTYLDTYEQSTKNTGFPVADVYFNDINVKGFNILKDDYAGGGVISTTEDMLKFMEAISKHVIIKKETFERMKDWAGFFNFFFLGIDYGYGLMQFKEIPILQPKKYNIWGNAGSIGSFMFYQPELDTYFIGSLNQFRYHSKGIRTIFKMIDILTKLEK; translated from the coding sequence ATGTTTAGAGATGAGGCTTCGAGACATATGGAGGAGCTTTTTAGAAATAAAGTAAAGAAGGACAATAAAATATATAATGCATATATGCTAATACATTCTGAGAAGTATAATATTCATCTCAATATGGCAGAAGGCGTGACGGAACAAATACAATCTAATCCTATGCAACAATTTCATATTGCAAGTATTGGTAAACTGTTTGTATCAGTATTAACTGGAATTCTTTTTGAACAGGAAAAAATATCATATGAGGATCGAATAAAAGATTACTTTAATAACGATTTATTAAATGATTTACATGTATATAAAGGGAAAGATTATACTGGCGAAATTAAAATAAAACATATTCTAAACCATACATCTGGACTTCCAGATTATTTTGAAGATAAGCCCAAATATGGAAAGTCTATGTTAGAAATGATATTTGAGGAACCCTATAGGAGATGGAAGCCTGAGGATATAATTATATGGTCTAAAGCTAACCTTAAATCTCATTTTCCACCTGGTAGGGGTTTTCACTATAGTGATACTGGTTATCACATTCTAGGATTGATAATTGAGAGGATTTTAGGATGTCCATTAAATAAGGCTTTGGAAGAATATATATTTAGACCTTTACACATGGACTTTACATATTTAGATACATATGAACAATCCACAAAAAATACTGGTTTTCCAGTAGCAGATGTATATTTTAATGATATCAATGTGAAGGGGTTTAACATTTTAAAAGATGATTATGCTGGTGGAGGCGTAATATCTACAACAGAGGACATGCTTAAATTTATGGAGGCCATATCAAAACATGTAATTATAAAAAAAGAAACATTTGAAAGAATGAAGGATTGGGCAGGATTTTTCAATTTTTTCTTTTTAGGTATAGATTATGGTTATGGATTAATGCAATTTAAAGAAATACCAATTCTGCAACCAAAGAAATATAATATATGGGGTAATGCTGGTTCTATTGGATCATTTATGTTTTATCAACCGGAGTTGGATACCTACTTTATAGGGAGTTTAAACCAATTTAGGTATCATTCGAAAGGTATAAGAACTATTTTTAAAATGATAGACATTTTAACAAAATTAGAAAAATGA
- a CDS encoding sensor histidine kinase, with protein sequence MTIILLSAIIIVDNWRGEADLEKITEYIKQSEITSEDKYLSLAIYEGDKEVYTFGDFSENTMIIAANESGKKFFTMDNFAIYSVEFGNYRVYLMNRAHKYGENDKIKGSGNSFAFDIVIIIGIVILANQLLNRMVFKSIIIPLDMLVDGVHEIRDGNLGCRIRYNGKDEFAGICMDFNNMAQKIQELMEAKRKDDENRRELIAGISHDLRTPLTSIKAYVEGLQKGVATTSHLQKEYLETIANKADDLEHIVKQLFLFSKLDIGDFPLVLKNIDIGKELKQYKKSVMVEYEKRGLQVHLQDAQEGITVRVDPIQLRNVFTNILENTLKYGLQEHGCIKINCMAAVEDVSIIFEDNGPGVQDDKLDKLFNAFYRTNRARSNPGQGSGLGLAISRKIIERFSGSIYAENVYGGGLKIVIVLPIVAGGSNEENIDY encoded by the coding sequence ATGACTATTATATTACTGAGTGCAATTATTATAGTGGACAATTGGAGAGGAGAAGCTGATCTTGAGAAAATAACCGAATATATTAAGCAATCGGAAATCACTTCAGAAGATAAGTATCTTTCCTTAGCTATTTATGAAGGAGATAAGGAAGTATACACTTTTGGCGACTTCTCGGAAAATACAATGATTATAGCAGCTAATGAATCGGGCAAAAAGTTTTTTACTATGGATAACTTTGCAATATATTCCGTAGAATTCGGAAACTATAGAGTTTATCTAATGAACCGCGCCCATAAATATGGAGAAAACGATAAGATCAAAGGTTCTGGTAATTCGTTTGCTTTTGACATTGTAATAATCATCGGAATTGTTATTCTTGCAAATCAATTATTGAACAGAATGGTGTTTAAGAGCATTATTATTCCTCTGGATATGTTAGTGGATGGAGTGCACGAGATTCGGGATGGCAATCTGGGATGCCGCATCAGGTATAATGGAAAGGATGAATTTGCAGGAATCTGCATGGACTTTAATAACATGGCACAGAAAATACAAGAACTGATGGAGGCTAAACGGAAAGATGATGAAAATCGAAGGGAGTTGATTGCAGGAATATCCCATGATTTACGTACCCCTTTAACGTCGATCAAAGCATATGTAGAAGGGTTGCAAAAGGGAGTGGCTACCACATCACATTTACAAAAAGAATACCTAGAAACCATCGCGAATAAAGCTGATGATTTGGAGCATATAGTTAAGCAGCTATTTTTGTTTTCTAAATTGGATATTGGGGACTTTCCTTTAGTATTAAAAAATATAGACATTGGCAAGGAATTAAAACAGTATAAGAAAAGTGTTATGGTTGAATATGAAAAAAGAGGATTACAGGTACATCTTCAAGATGCTCAGGAGGGTATAACTGTAAGAGTCGATCCCATCCAACTGCGTAACGTATTTACTAATATACTAGAAAATACTCTGAAGTATGGTCTTCAGGAACATGGCTGTATCAAAATCAATTGCATGGCCGCTGTAGAGGACGTAAGTATAATATTTGAGGACAATGGGCCTGGTGTACAGGATGATAAGCTTGACAAGCTATTTAACGCGTTTTACCGGACTAACAGAGCTAGGAGTAATCCTGGTCAGGGTAGTGGCTTAGGCCTTGCTATCTCACGCAAGATAATAGAGAGGTTCAGTGGCTCTATTTATGCTGAGAATGTGTATGGTGGTGGACTGAAAATCGTAATTGTACTCCCAATAGTAGCAGGAGGTTCTAATGAAGAAAATATTGATTATTGA